In Phyllostomus discolor isolate MPI-MPIP mPhyDis1 chromosome 3, mPhyDis1.pri.v3, whole genome shotgun sequence, a single genomic region encodes these proteins:
- the LOC114492816 gene encoding TIR domain-containing adapter molecule 2 isoform X1, whose protein sequence is MGVGKSKIDPCPLSLSLGKSRSVDTSQRHHESDPRNSKIPLCDVAGHSSTAEMTTGEQQGAEGVDGMSDDEAEEEVFFKFVILHAEDDISEALRVQDLLQNGFGIKPGIIFAEMPGGRQHLQNLDDAVNGSAWTILLLTENFLRDTWCKFQFYTSLMNSVNRQHKYNSVIPMRPLNNPLPRDRTPFALRTINALEEDSRGFHIQVERIFQESVYKTQQAIWKETRKMVQMQFIA, encoded by the coding sequence ATGGGTGTTGGGAAGTCTAAAATAGATCCttgccctctttctctctctttgggtAAAAGCCGCAGTGTGGATACAAGTCAAAGACATCATGAGTCAGATCCTAGGAACTCTAAAATCCCCCTGTGTGATGTTGCTGGGCATAGCAGTACAGCAGAGATGACAacaggagagcagcagggagcTGAGGGAGTGGACGGGATGTCTGACGATGAAGCAGAAGAAGAGGTGTTCTTCAAATTTGTGATATTGCATGCAGAAGATGACATAAGCGAAGCTCTCAGAGTCCAGGATCTGCTCCAAAATGGGTTTGGCATCAAACCTGGAATAATTTTTGCTGAGATGCCAGGTGGCAGGCAGCATTTACAGAATTTAGATGATGCTGTAAATGGGTCTGCGTGGACAATCTTATTGTTGACTGAAAACTTTTTAAGAGATACCTGGTGTAAGTTCCAGTTCTACACATCCCTAATGAACTCTGTTAACAGACAGCACAAATACAACTCTGTCATACCCATGCGGCCCCTAAACAATCCCCTGCCCCGGGATAGGACTCCCTTTGCTCTTCGGACCATCAATGCCCTGGAGGAAGACAGTCGTGGCTTCCATATACAAGTTGAAAGAATTTTTCAGGAGTCTGTGTATAAGACACAACAAGCTATATGGAAAGAAACGAGAAAAATGGTACAAATGCAATTTATTGCCTGA